One Parafrankia irregularis DNA window includes the following coding sequences:
- a CDS encoding globin gives MAQNGRVNQPSPVRPRADFYEAVGGEATFRALVARFYEGVASDPVLRPLYPDEELAAAEERLRMFLIQYWGGPSTYSELRGHPRLRMRHVPFAIGPAERDAWIRHMKAAVDSLDLAADLHKELWDYLLMAANSLQNRPG, from the coding sequence GTGGCGCAGAATGGACGGGTGAACCAACCGTCACCCGTACGACCACGAGCAGACTTCTATGAGGCCGTCGGCGGCGAGGCGACGTTCCGGGCGCTGGTGGCACGGTTCTACGAGGGTGTGGCGAGCGACCCTGTCCTGCGCCCGCTCTATCCGGACGAGGAGCTTGCCGCCGCCGAGGAGCGGCTGCGGATGTTCCTCATCCAGTACTGGGGCGGGCCGTCGACGTACAGCGAGCTGCGGGGGCATCCGCGGCTGCGGATGCGGCACGTGCCGTTCGCGATCGGCCCGGCGGAGCGCGACGCCTGGATCCGCCACATGAAGGCGGCCGTCGACAGCCTCGACCTCGCTGCGGACCTGCACAAGGAACTCTGGGACTACCTGCTGATGGCCGCGAACTCCCTGCAGAACCGCCCCGGCTGA
- the ettA gene encoding energy-dependent translational throttle protein EttA, with the protein MAQYVFQMRKARKAHGDKVILDDVTLAFLPGAKIGVVGPNGAGKSSLLKIMAGLDHPSNGDAILSPGYTVGMLAQEPVLDESKDVRGNVEDGVREIREVLAAYEAINEKMAAPDADFDTLLAEQAVLIDKIEAANAWELDSQIDQAMDALRLPPGDADVAPLSGGERRRVALCRLLLEAPDLLLLDEPTNHLDAESVAWLEQHLARYAGAVLAVTHDRYFLDNVAGWILELDRGRAHPYEGNYSTYLENKAARLKVEGQKDAKRRRMLAQELEWVRSNPKARMAKSKSRLSRYEEMAAEADKARPRDFEEIQIPPGPRLGSLVIEARKLSKGFGDRILIGDLSFTLPRGGIVGVIGPNGVGKTTLFTMISGEATPDSGELQVGETVDIAYVDQGRAGLDPKKNVWQVVSDGLDHIVVGKTDIPSRAYVSSFGFKGPDQQKPVGVLSGGERNRLNLALTLKRGGNLLLLDEPTNDLDVETLRSLEDALLEFPGCAVVVSHDRWFLDRVATHILAWEGTETDPARWFWYEGNFADYETNKVERLGPEAARPHRVTYRKLTRD; encoded by the coding sequence ATGGCGCAGTACGTCTTCCAGATGCGCAAGGCCCGCAAGGCCCACGGCGACAAGGTGATCCTCGACGACGTCACCCTGGCGTTCCTGCCCGGCGCGAAGATCGGTGTCGTCGGTCCGAACGGCGCGGGGAAGTCGTCGCTGCTGAAGATCATGGCCGGCCTCGACCATCCGAGCAACGGCGACGCGATCCTCAGCCCCGGCTACACCGTCGGGATGCTGGCCCAGGAGCCCGTGCTCGACGAGAGCAAGGACGTCCGCGGCAACGTCGAGGACGGTGTCCGCGAGATCCGCGAGGTGCTCGCCGCCTACGAGGCGATCAACGAGAAGATGGCCGCGCCCGACGCGGACTTCGACACCCTCCTGGCCGAGCAGGCCGTCCTGATCGACAAGATCGAGGCGGCGAACGCCTGGGAGCTCGACAGTCAGATCGACCAGGCGATGGACGCGCTGCGCCTGCCGCCGGGTGACGCCGACGTCGCTCCGCTGTCCGGTGGTGAGCGCCGCCGGGTCGCGCTGTGCCGGCTCCTGCTGGAGGCGCCCGACCTGCTGCTGCTCGACGAGCCGACCAACCACCTGGACGCCGAGAGCGTCGCCTGGCTGGAGCAGCACCTGGCGCGCTACGCCGGCGCCGTGCTCGCGGTCACGCACGACCGGTACTTCCTCGACAACGTCGCCGGCTGGATTCTCGAGCTCGACCGCGGCCGCGCCCACCCGTACGAGGGCAACTACTCCACCTACCTGGAGAACAAGGCTGCCCGCCTCAAGGTCGAGGGCCAGAAGGACGCCAAGCGGCGGCGGATGCTCGCCCAGGAGCTCGAGTGGGTCCGGTCGAACCCGAAGGCGCGCATGGCCAAGAGCAAGTCGCGGCTGTCCCGCTACGAGGAGATGGCCGCCGAGGCGGACAAGGCGCGTCCGCGCGACTTCGAGGAGATCCAGATCCCGCCGGGCCCGCGTCTGGGCAGCCTGGTGATCGAGGCCAGGAAGCTGTCCAAGGGCTTCGGCGACCGGATCCTCATCGGTGACCTGTCGTTCACCCTGCCCCGCGGTGGCATCGTCGGCGTGATCGGCCCGAACGGTGTCGGCAAGACCACGCTGTTCACCATGATCTCCGGTGAGGCGACGCCGGACAGTGGCGAGCTGCAGGTCGGCGAGACCGTCGACATCGCCTACGTCGACCAGGGCCGTGCCGGGCTCGACCCGAAGAAGAACGTCTGGCAGGTCGTCTCCGACGGGCTGGACCACATCGTCGTCGGCAAGACCGACATCCCCAGCCGGGCGTATGTGTCGTCCTTCGGGTTCAAGGGGCCTGACCAGCAGAAGCCGGTCGGCGTGCTCTCCGGTGGTGAGCGCAACCGGCTGAACCTGGCGCTGACCCTCAAGCGGGGCGGCAACCTGCTGCTCCTCGACGAGCCCACCAACGACCTCGACGTGGAGACCCTGCGCTCCCTGGAGGACGCGCTGCTGGAGTTCCCGGGCTGCGCGGTCGTCGTCTCCCACGACCGGTGGTTCCTGGACCGCGTCGCGACGCACATCCTGGCCTGGGAGGGCACCGAGACCGACCCGGCCCGCTGGTTCTGGTACGAGGGCAACTTCGCCGACTACGAGACCAACAAGGTCGAGCGCCTCGGCCCCGAGGCGGCGCGCCCGCACCGGGTCACCTACCGCAAGCTCACCCGAGACTGA
- a CDS encoding DUF1254 domain-containing protein: MRADDQRVGLAAEAFSFGYPMVCAVRQIIRAAEEGIGPIRPVGFNTFAHQTDPPGPLSPFLNVNPDVLFSMAQVDLGPGPAVLRVPPAPGRYHVLAFYDPWLNVFAYLGTRTDTRTGGGNGNGRGHEVLLVPPGGDADLDADAGTGSGSRLVIEAPARVFSIVARFAFRGPQDLPAVRALQDQLTLSPLDPDARRPEGPPDRSKQVCDDLRFWEELRTWMRAFPPPPMEGEYARRFEALGLLADPSPYIDPDPTLAWSLRTGLRTGRDELERLADAGRRTNLGWASTLHEADYNLDRFGPGVRDDRAWEIPDRAQARIARALAARRPLGIVHAYEETAAHCAVDLEGHHLTGAHDYRLRLRPPPVDSFWTLTMYDEPDGYLVDNPLGRYSISSLDDLVHEPDGSIPVLIQSEPPRPEALSQSSSVPSGPQGPSASALRPVSTPRSTSAAGAAGAGAAGTANWLPAAGGDFRLVLRMYCPGEEVLRGAYSPPAIHRLD, encoded by the coding sequence ATGCGCGCGGATGACCAGCGGGTCGGGCTCGCGGCGGAGGCGTTCAGCTTCGGCTATCCGATGGTCTGCGCGGTTCGGCAGATCATCCGTGCCGCCGAGGAGGGCATCGGGCCGATCAGACCGGTCGGTTTCAACACGTTCGCCCACCAGACCGACCCGCCGGGGCCTCTCTCGCCGTTCCTGAACGTGAACCCCGACGTCCTGTTCTCGATGGCCCAGGTGGATCTCGGCCCGGGCCCGGCGGTGCTGCGGGTCCCGCCGGCGCCGGGCAGGTATCACGTCCTCGCGTTCTACGACCCCTGGCTGAACGTGTTCGCCTATCTGGGCACCCGCACCGACACCAGGACCGGGGGCGGCAACGGCAACGGGCGGGGCCACGAGGTCCTGCTGGTCCCACCAGGCGGCGACGCCGATCTCGATGCGGATGCGGGTACGGGCTCGGGGAGCCGGCTTGTGATCGAGGCTCCCGCGCGGGTGTTCAGCATCGTCGCCAGGTTCGCCTTCCGTGGCCCGCAGGACCTGCCCGCTGTCCGCGCGCTTCAGGACCAGCTCACCCTGAGCCCGCTCGACCCGGACGCACGCCGACCGGAGGGGCCGCCGGACCGGTCCAAGCAGGTCTGCGACGACCTGCGGTTCTGGGAGGAGCTGCGCACCTGGATGCGCGCCTTCCCACCGCCGCCGATGGAAGGCGAGTACGCCCGCCGGTTCGAGGCGCTGGGCCTGCTCGCCGACCCGTCCCCCTACATAGATCCTGATCCGACGCTCGCCTGGTCGCTGCGCACCGGTCTGCGCACCGGTCGGGACGAGCTGGAGCGGCTGGCGGACGCCGGCCGGCGGACCAACCTGGGATGGGCCAGCACTCTGCACGAGGCCGACTACAACCTCGACCGGTTCGGCCCCGGCGTCCGCGACGACCGTGCCTGGGAGATTCCGGACCGCGCGCAGGCCCGCATCGCCCGGGCGCTGGCCGCCCGGCGCCCGCTGGGCATCGTCCACGCCTACGAGGAGACCGCCGCGCACTGTGCGGTGGACCTGGAAGGCCATCACCTCACCGGCGCGCACGACTACCGGCTACGCCTGCGGCCGCCGCCCGTGGACTCCTTCTGGACCCTCACCATGTACGACGAGCCCGACGGCTACCTCGTCGACAACCCGCTGGGCCGCTACTCGATCAGCAGCCTGGACGATCTCGTCCACGAGCCGGACGGGTCCATTCCCGTGCTGATCCAGAGCGAGCCCCCACGGCCGGAAGCACTGTCACAGTCGTCCTCTGTGCCGTCGGGGCCACAAGGACCTTCGGCCTCGGCGCTGAGACCGGTGTCGACGCCCCGATCGACGTCCGCGGCGGGTGCTGCCGGGGCGGGTGCTGCCGGGACGGCGAACTGGCTGCCGGCGGCCGGCGGCGACTTCCGCCTGGTCCTGCGCATGTACTGCCCGGGCGAGGAGGTCCTGCGCGGCGCCTACTCACCACCGGCGATCCACCGGCTCGACTGA
- a CDS encoding DUF7846 domain-containing protein, which yields MLLPIGPPAASGHVPLGTVPRVSRANEPRGGAGPALDEPSGQPGAAVPRQETGGPVPPPAPTGAAGLSFDRLWRRAREISAPGRYVAVLAVLSATAAVVLRHNLFPYLSINNDEVIYLTQARAMAGGHLFPAAPDPAASYAPWLAAVSDGHYVLKYTPFVPGLFALGLLLTGSISPVLALVAAAAVVVTYLFGVELSGDRRVAALAATLLAFSPLMIVQSALVLSYLPVLVLLELTLLGLLRGLRGRGRRGGGVALAGAGLAAGVAVAVRPYDVALVLAPVVVWALVKVRRDARLGWALSWAAAGLALPAGLLLAFNTAATGSPFRLPFALLEPDDKLGFGWRRLYPSDGGHDFGLGDGLASVGDHLWLLGGWACGGVLLVVAAIVTVARRRLDAPGYLLGLGSVLFLIGYLGFWGAWNAAELWGGIRYVGPFYLMPVMIGLVHLGARGVVDLATWSRRRVARGLTGVGTAGVVGLTTFILVGAVDANATMTGHDRELAGMLRSLPDRSLVLVSATPAYLGHPSAVTANGPDLDGADGDGDLLFAVSRGVADLKVVADHPDRTPYLLRMPAAYNRSPQSPTRSRVDALTLATGRTVDVEVSVGAAPAGSRAAQLVFEAGGTRLSYPVPVTGQSAARLTVDADGLDADDVTDAVSHDGARTRGSPTGREAGSPLGRPRISTVPGAGASITVSLLATPASGGRARTVDRQVLPVLVEQGADIAVLAPSAQIDEVGTGSTLPVRITLP from the coding sequence ATGCTGTTACCGATAGGCCCACCTGCGGCATCGGGGCATGTTCCGCTCGGTACCGTGCCGAGGGTGAGCAGGGCGAACGAACCCCGTGGCGGAGCGGGCCCGGCGCTGGACGAACCGTCCGGGCAGCCGGGCGCCGCGGTCCCCCGGCAGGAGACGGGCGGCCCGGTGCCGCCGCCGGCTCCCACCGGGGCGGCCGGGCTGTCGTTCGACCGGCTGTGGCGGCGGGCCCGTGAGATCAGCGCGCCAGGTCGTTACGTGGCCGTGCTCGCGGTGCTCAGCGCGACCGCCGCGGTCGTGCTCCGGCACAACCTGTTCCCCTACCTGTCGATCAACAACGACGAGGTCATCTACCTCACCCAGGCCCGGGCGATGGCCGGCGGGCACCTGTTCCCCGCGGCGCCCGACCCGGCGGCGTCCTACGCGCCCTGGCTGGCCGCCGTGTCCGACGGTCACTACGTCCTCAAGTACACGCCGTTCGTCCCCGGGCTCTTCGCGCTCGGCCTGCTGCTGACGGGCAGCATTTCGCCGGTGCTGGCGCTGGTCGCGGCGGCCGCGGTGGTCGTCACGTACCTGTTCGGCGTCGAGCTGTCGGGTGATCGACGGGTCGCGGCGCTCGCGGCGACCCTGCTGGCGTTCTCCCCGCTGATGATCGTGCAGAGCGCGCTGGTGCTGAGCTACCTACCGGTGCTGGTCCTGCTGGAACTGACCCTGCTCGGCCTGCTGCGGGGCCTGCGTGGCAGGGGCCGGCGGGGCGGCGGGGTGGCACTCGCCGGCGCGGGGCTCGCCGCCGGGGTGGCCGTGGCGGTGCGTCCCTACGACGTGGCGCTGGTGCTCGCCCCGGTGGTGGTCTGGGCGTTGGTGAAGGTTCGCCGGGACGCCCGGCTCGGGTGGGCGCTGAGCTGGGCGGCGGCGGGGCTGGCCCTGCCGGCAGGGCTCCTGCTGGCCTTCAACACCGCCGCCACGGGAAGCCCGTTCAGGCTGCCGTTCGCGCTGCTTGAACCCGACGACAAGCTTGGGTTCGGCTGGCGCCGGCTGTACCCGTCGGATGGCGGGCACGACTTCGGCCTCGGCGACGGGCTGGCGTCCGTGGGTGATCATCTGTGGCTGCTCGGGGGCTGGGCCTGCGGCGGTGTTCTCCTGGTGGTCGCCGCGATCGTCACGGTGGCCCGCCGCCGGCTGGACGCACCGGGTTACCTGCTGGGCCTCGGGTCGGTGCTGTTCCTGATCGGCTACCTCGGCTTCTGGGGGGCCTGGAACGCGGCGGAGCTGTGGGGCGGGATCCGGTACGTCGGGCCCTTCTACCTGATGCCGGTCATGATCGGGCTGGTGCATCTCGGTGCCCGCGGAGTCGTCGACCTGGCCACCTGGTCCCGGCGCCGGGTCGCGCGGGGCCTCACCGGGGTGGGAACCGCGGGCGTCGTCGGCCTCACGACGTTCATCCTGGTTGGCGCGGTCGACGCGAACGCGACGATGACCGGGCACGACCGGGAGCTCGCCGGCATGCTGCGCTCGCTGCCCGACCGGTCCCTGGTGCTGGTCTCGGCCACCCCGGCCTACCTGGGCCATCCCAGTGCCGTAACCGCGAACGGCCCGGATCTAGACGGTGCGGACGGCGACGGTGACCTGCTGTTCGCCGTCTCGCGTGGAGTCGCGGACCTGAAGGTCGTGGCCGATCACCCCGACCGAACCCCCTACCTGCTGCGGATGCCGGCCGCCTACAACCGTTCGCCCCAGTCGCCGACACGGTCCCGGGTCGACGCGCTCACCCTCGCGACGGGCCGCACCGTCGACGTCGAGGTGAGTGTCGGCGCGGCTCCCGCCGGAAGCCGGGCGGCACAGCTGGTGTTCGAGGCCGGCGGAACCAGGCTGTCCTACCCGGTGCCCGTCACCGGGCAGTCCGCCGCGCGGCTCACCGTCGACGCGGACGGGCTTGATGCCGACGATGTCACCGACGCGGTCAGCCACGACGGTGCGCGCACCCGCGGATCCCCCACCGGGCGCGAGGCCGGCAGCCCGCTCGGCAGGCCGCGGATCAGCACGGTGCCCGGTGCCGGGGCGTCCATCACCGTGTCCCTGCTGGCGACACCGGCCTCGGGAGGCCGGGCCCGGACCGTCGACCGCCAGGTGCTCCCAGTCCTGGTCGAGCAGGGCGCGGACATCGCCGTGCTCGCGCCGAGCGCCCAGATCGACGAGGTCGGAACCGGTAGCACGCTGCCGGTACGCATAACGCTGCCCTGA
- the ssb gene encoding single-stranded DNA-binding protein → MPDTEITMIGNLVENPVLRITASGVSVCGFRVASTPRRYDRAEQRFVDGNTLYMRVSCWRQLAENVAASLSRGDRVLVVGRLRQNNYETQDGDRRVSYEVDAEAVAAELTWRPVEVRRVARSSPGPTDSLATSSGYPDPLADPGAAQGDPFGHEDVAFDAEDAADPGDPGAADAVHHDAGSGGAAGSGGAAGGGAAQTSSAALADPSGQSAGHGLAAEQGQAGQVHLERVIGAEQAVVGGTGHGLADGTASPTDQGERVVSSPPPLIEGRRTAGHRVSSRRTSAPSRGVTGRLGAAGFGLADVVGEHRLRGPGGAAGWSWPDPR, encoded by the coding sequence ATGCCTGACACCGAGATCACGATGATCGGCAATCTGGTCGAGAACCCGGTCCTGCGGATCACCGCGAGCGGGGTCTCCGTCTGCGGTTTCCGCGTGGCGTCCACGCCGCGTCGCTATGACCGTGCCGAGCAGCGTTTCGTCGACGGGAACACGCTCTACATGCGGGTGTCCTGCTGGCGTCAGCTCGCAGAGAACGTGGCGGCGAGTCTCTCCCGGGGCGACCGGGTGCTGGTCGTCGGCCGCCTGCGCCAGAACAACTACGAGACGCAGGACGGTGACCGTCGGGTCAGCTACGAGGTCGATGCCGAAGCGGTCGCGGCGGAGCTGACATGGCGGCCTGTCGAGGTGCGCAGGGTGGCACGCTCATCGCCCGGGCCCACGGATTCGCTCGCCACGTCGTCGGGCTACCCCGACCCGCTGGCTGATCCCGGGGCGGCCCAGGGGGATCCGTTCGGTCACGAGGACGTCGCGTTCGATGCGGAGGATGCCGCCGATCCCGGCGATCCCGGCGCGGCTGACGCCGTCCACCACGACGCTGGTTCTGGTGGTGCTGCCGGCTCCGGCGGCGCGGCGGGTGGCGGGGCCGCCCAGACGAGCTCTGCGGCCCTGGCGGATCCGTCGGGGCAGTCGGCAGGGCATGGTCTTGCGGCGGAGCAGGGCCAGGCCGGCCAGGTCCATCTCGAGCGAGTGATCGGGGCCGAGCAGGCTGTCGTGGGCGGCACGGGGCACGGCCTCGCCGATGGCACGGCCTCGCCGACGGATCAGGGCGAGCGGGTGGTCTCCTCTCCGCCGCCTCTGATCGAGGGGCGGCGGACCGCCGGGCACCGGGTGTCCAGCCGGAGGACGTCTGCGCCTTCCCGCGGCGTGACCGGCCGGTTGGGGGCGGCGGGTTTCGGGCTTGCCGATGTCGTGGGGGAGCACCGCCTGCGGGGGCCGGGGGGCGCCGCGGGCTGGTCGTGGCCCGATCCGCGGTGA